ACTATCACCTTTTTCACTTTAGCATTTATCGCGGCATTTAGAACATTTTCAGTACCGATGACATTTGTCTGAACTGCTTGCATCGGGTAAAATTCACAAGATGGCACTTGTTTTAGAGCTGCCGCATGAAATATAAAATCAACACCACGAACTGCATCGATGACAGAATTGATATCTCTAACATCGCCAAGATAAAATTTAAGCTTGTCGTTGTTATATACTTTCCTCATATCATCCTGTTTTTTCTCATCACGCGAAAAGATTCTGATCTCTTTTATATCTGTATCTAAAAAACCTCTTAGCACTGCATTCCCGAAAGAACCTGTTCCTCCCGTGATTAATAAGACTTTATTTTTAAACATTTACTCGTCCTCTTTTTTTCTTTGTAAAACATCAATATTATATTTATCTTTTATAAACTTCAAAATAGCATTTTTATCTTTACCAGCATTATGATAAATCTCATATATTTTTGCATCTATATAAAAACGATACCAAAATCCTTGCAAAAAATGCCAAATAAATCCTTGTTTGCCATCTAAAAACCCTAACTTAAAAAAATAACGATAGTGAAAATAGATAATTGGTCTCACAAACAATGGTAAACTATCATACTTTTGTCTAAGCCATCTTTTTCTTTCTATCTTTGTACCAAACAACTTCCCCTCTTCTATATCAGCATCAACAAAGTTATAAATTTTATTTAGTCCATCAATTGCTTCTTTTGTTGCATAGCTATTATGTTTCTCTGTCCAGGCCGTTAGTCCATTTTTATTATCATCTACTAAATCATTTTCAAATTCAACTGTATTTCCAGAAGTTAGTTTTATATGTTCATCCATCCAGCGCTGTTCCATCTGTCCATGACCAGATCTCCAAATACGCAACAGCCACACAGGATAATATCCACCGTTTTTTATCCATCTATCCAAAAAATATAATCGGCGTTTTATATATATTCCAGATATATCATTATCAAGTGTATTGAGTTTACTGTTAATTTCACTTGCAAGTTCAGGAAGTACATATTCATCAGCATCTATCTTCATAATCCACTTAGTTTTTATAAGACAATTATCTAGTCCCCATTGAAACTGTTTGGCATGATTCCCTGGCCATTTATTTTTATAAACTTTAGCACCTAATGATTCAGCAATTTCAACAGTTTTATCAGTCGAGTTACTGTCTACTATAAAAATTTCTTTTGTAAAAGGCAACAATGATTTTATGCATCGTTCTATATGTTTTTCTTCATTGAAGGTTAATATTATTACTGATATGTCTTGTGTCATTTTTACTTCACCATTTTTTCAAAGACTTCTTTAAATTGTACCGCAATATTTTCCCAATCATATTTTTTTGCTAATTTTTTTGCATTCACTCGCATTACTTCCCTATCTTGTTTTAACATTTCCAATATT
This genomic window from Sulfurospirillum sp. 1612 contains:
- a CDS encoding glycosyltransferase family 2 protein, producing the protein MTQDISVIILTFNEEKHIERCIKSLLPFTKEIFIVDSNSTDKTVEIAESLGAKVYKNKWPGNHAKQFQWGLDNCLIKTKWIMKIDADEYVLPELASEINSKLNTLDNDISGIYIKRRLYFLDRWIKNGGYYPVWLLRIWRSGHGQMEQRWMDEHIKLTSGNTVEFENDLVDDNKNGLTAWTEKHNSYATKEAIDGLNKIYNFVDADIEEGKLFGTKIERKRWLRQKYDSLPLFVRPIIYFHYRYFFKLGFLDGKQGFIWHFLQGFWYRFYIDAKIYEIYHNAGKDKNAILKFIKDKYNIDVLQRKKEDE